Proteins from a single region of Gossypium arboreum isolate Shixiya-1 chromosome 1, ASM2569848v2, whole genome shotgun sequence:
- the LOC108471547 gene encoding putative RING-H2 finger protein ATL21B, with protein MGDDRCQTRCGYKEINFPFQLKNRPNEYRCGYPGFDVSCNNQTDTIIAFPSSGNFTAQIIRNVEQIIEIGDPNGCLAKRLLEGFDLSGTPFQTVYLQNFTLLNCSNDVPFWYPEFVTYISCLSSENNYTVAISVDRTDLFVPFSSCLEIATVSVSSLLKWEFLTDTMWLTWNEPDCFSNLAKYFAIILAVSVFFIVGLVICISRMKCCLHKRRNTNTETFTYGSTIIQSDAVKKDLDQRVIEMYPTMVVGGSRELPDPNDAICSICLVEYQAKDTLKTIPSCMHYFHAICVDEWLKRNATCPLRREYYIIH; from the exons ATGGGTGATGATAGGTGTCAAACAAGATGCGGATATAAGGAGATTAACTTCCCATTTCAGCTCAAAAATCGACCCAATGAATACCGCTGTGGGTACCCAGGTTTTGATGTCTCATGCAATAACCAGACCGACACCATCATCGCATTTCCCTCTTCCGGTAATTTCACCGCTCAAATAATCCGCAATGTTGAACAAATCATCGAAATAGGCGATCCAAATGGTTGCCTTGCGAAACGTCTCCTGGAAGGATTCGATCTCTCTGGTACCCCATTCCAGACAGTTTACCTACAAAACTTCACGCTTCTCAACTGCTCGAATGATGTACCATTTTGGTATCCAGAATTTGTAACATATATTTCTTGTCTTAGTAGTGAAAATAATTACACTGTGGCAATATCCGTGGATCGAACTGATTTGTTCGTGCCATTTTCGTCGTGTCTGGAAATAGCGACGGTTTCGGTGTCGTCGCTGCTAAAATGGGAATTTCTTACTGATACGATGTGGTTAACGTGGAATGAACCGGATT GTTTTTCAAACCTTGCCAAATATTTTGCAATTATTTTGGCGGTTAGTGTCTTCTTCATTGTGGGGCTTGTAATTTGCATCTCAAGGATGAAGTGCTGCCTTCATAAACGGCGAAACACCAACACTGAAACATTCACCTATGGCTCAACCATCATTCAATCAGACGCTGTGAAAAAGGATTTGGACCAACGAGTGATCGAAATGTATCCGACGATGGTGGTCGGTGGAAGCCGGGAATTACCGGATCCTAATGACGCCATATGTTCGATCTGTCTGGTTGAATACCAAGCCAAAGACACTTTAAAGACTATACCAAGTTGCATGCATTATTTTCATGCTATTTGTGTAGATGAGTGGCTTAAACGTAATGCAACCTGTCCTTTACGTCGTGAGTATTACATTATCCattga